Proteins found in one Desulfobacterales bacterium genomic segment:
- a CDS encoding AraC family transcriptional regulator gives MIYPANKASIMHVLWNILEAYKIDPKPLFQEAALNPALMRKPGGKYKIDNIDKVWRKASEVIDDPCFGLKAAEVWHPSNFDALGYAMLASNTLRTSLDRMVRYIGFISDEDFVVLDETEEGLRLTLVMGHTNIEKPEQNDAALAVTLSMCRMNYIEDLAPVSVTLVHPKPSCSARYFEYFRSPVLFEGPAYSLTLPMEAVDKILPGSNPQLAELNDQVMIEYLAKLDQDEIAHKVKAMIIDQLPSGGVTNETVARALNMSSRSLQRELQSAGTTFNTLLNEIRQDLAQKYLREKDSSMTEIAFLLGFSESSAFSRAFKRWMGVSPYKYRKAS, from the coding sequence CGGCCTTAAACCCTGCGCTGATGCGAAAACCCGGGGGGAAATACAAAATAGACAATATCGATAAAGTATGGCGTAAGGCGTCTGAGGTTATTGACGATCCGTGTTTTGGCCTCAAAGCCGCTGAGGTATGGCATCCTTCTAATTTCGACGCCCTGGGGTATGCCATGCTGGCCAGCAACACTTTAAGGACATCACTTGATCGGATGGTTCGTTATATCGGTTTTATCTCGGATGAAGATTTCGTGGTGTTAGATGAGACTGAAGAAGGACTCAGGCTCACTTTGGTCATGGGCCATACAAATATTGAGAAGCCTGAGCAAAATGACGCTGCGCTGGCGGTTACATTGAGCATGTGCCGGATGAACTATATCGAAGATCTGGCACCGGTGTCGGTGACCCTGGTACATCCCAAGCCTTCCTGTTCGGCCAGGTACTTTGAATATTTCCGCTCGCCGGTTTTATTTGAAGGGCCCGCTTACAGCTTAACATTACCTATGGAAGCGGTTGATAAAATTCTGCCGGGTTCAAACCCGCAACTTGCCGAGCTCAATGATCAGGTCATGATCGAGTACCTTGCAAAGCTGGATCAAGATGAAATTGCCCATAAGGTCAAAGCAATGATCATCGACCAGCTTCCTTCGGGGGGCGTCACCAATGAAACTGTGGCCCGGGCATTGAATATGAGTTCCCGCAGTTTGCAGCGCGAACTTCAAAGTGCCGGCACGACTTTTAATACGCTTTTGAATGAGATACGTCAGGATCTGGCGCAAAAATATTTAAGAGAAAAAGATTCCAGCATGACTGAAATTGCCTTTTTGCTGGGCTTTTCAGAATCCAGCGCCTTTTCCAGGGCGTTCAAGCGCTGGATGGGGGTATCTCCGTACAAATATCGCAAGGCTTCGTGA
- a CDS encoding VOC family protein, whose product MSYRFHHVHIICKDLEGMIAFFTEVLAARLIDRRKFGTADGASLELDGATINLRVAREDEQMAGDASQSAYGFDHIGLEVEDVQKAFEDLTAKGYSFFMPPKEIPNMKIAFFKGPEDITIELCQPL is encoded by the coding sequence ATGTCTTATCGCTTTCATCATGTTCATATCATCTGCAAGGATCTTGAAGGAATGATTGCCTTTTTCACGGAAGTCCTGGCGGCCCGGTTGATCGATCGCCGAAAATTCGGCACCGCCGACGGGGCATCACTTGAGCTTGACGGCGCCACCATTAACCTCCGCGTGGCCAGAGAAGACGAACAAATGGCGGGAGACGCTTCTCAATCGGCATATGGCTTTGACCATATCGGTCTTGAGGTGGAAGATGTCCAAAAGGCCTTTGAAGACCTCACAGCGAAGGGCTATTCCTTTTTTATGCCGCCCAAAGAAATACCCAATATGAAAATCGCCTTCTTCAAGGGTCCTGAGGACATTACCATCGAGCTGTGCCAGCCGCTTTAA
- a CDS encoding ferredoxin reductase family protein, translating into MALIFLLVIAGAASIPFFFESSSILYKFGVDRVLLLTGQVLGLVAGCLLLIQVILAARLKFLDRVLGLDRLFRYHRLSGIIIAVMVIIHPITIFIADDRISIPLQWRYWPEFVGLFLMLLIIIMVVTSVWRIGLGLAFHRWWPIHRWAAIIAVIAFGVHVLSVNDTFKQRLPQMLAIAALILCGLIFLWIRTRTLRNRRKPLQVAAVEDAAADALRLKLVADDPHLPAHLPGQFGFITLSSAAVSSEAHPFTIVSSPTKADGLEFIVRTSGDWTAQLKHLQPQDRVYLDGPYGLFSHLRVADSTELIMIAGGIGITPMLSMLRYMADHNDPRTITLIWSNQSPEHIVLPHTFEKLAARLNGLRIVHVMTRVAEFEGEQGRLDRPMLKRFLSDCSRNAAVFVCGPDQMMKAVRSFLVSLGFERRVVFMESFSL; encoded by the coding sequence ATGGCGCTCATTTTTTTGCTGGTGATCGCAGGGGCGGCTTCCATTCCCTTCTTTTTTGAATCCTCATCGATTCTTTACAAATTCGGTGTTGACCGCGTTCTGTTGCTCACGGGGCAAGTGCTGGGGCTGGTTGCGGGCTGTCTGCTGCTGATCCAGGTGATCCTGGCCGCACGCTTAAAATTTTTGGACCGGGTTTTGGGTCTCGACCGCTTGTTTCGATATCATCGCTTGAGCGGAATCATCATTGCCGTTATGGTGATCATCCACCCGATAACGATATTTATTGCCGATGACCGCATTTCCATCCCCCTGCAATGGCGCTACTGGCCGGAGTTTGTGGGCCTGTTTCTGATGCTGCTGATCATAATCATGGTAGTGACCAGTGTTTGGCGAATTGGGCTGGGGCTTGCTTTTCACCGCTGGTGGCCGATTCACCGCTGGGCGGCGATCATCGCTGTGATTGCATTCGGGGTGCATGTGCTGTCGGTCAACGATACCTTCAAGCAAAGGCTGCCGCAGATGCTGGCGATTGCAGCCCTTATTTTGTGCGGGCTGATCTTTTTGTGGATCCGAACCCGTACCCTCAGAAACCGGCGCAAACCGCTGCAGGTAGCAGCTGTTGAAGACGCTGCTGCGGATGCGCTGCGTCTGAAGCTGGTTGCAGATGACCCGCACCTGCCGGCTCATCTGCCCGGACAGTTTGGTTTCATCACCCTTTCATCCGCTGCAGTTTCAAGCGAGGCGCACCCCTTTACCATCGTTTCCAGCCCAACCAAAGCCGATGGCCTTGAATTCATTGTGCGCACCAGCGGAGATTGGACCGCTCAATTAAAACACTTACAGCCCCAGGACCGGGTTTACCTCGACGGCCCCTACGGGCTGTTCAGTCATCTGCGGGTTGCCGACTCAACAGAACTCATTATGATTGCCGGCGGCATCGGCATCACTCCGATGCTCAGCATGTTGCGCTATATGGCCGACCACAATGACCCGCGCACGATAACGCTGATCTGGAGCAATCAAAGCCCGGAGCATATCGTTTTGCCGCATACGTTTGAAAAGCTGGCAGCACGATTGAACGGGCTGCGTATCGTGCATGTGATGACCCGGGTTGCTGAATTTGAAGGTGAACAAGGGCGTCTGGATCGGCCCATGCTCAAAAGGTTCCTTTCCGATTGCAGCCGCAACGCAGCCGTATTCGTTTGCGGCCCCGATCAAATGATGAAAGCCGTGCGCTCTTTTCTGGTGTCGCTGGGATTTGAGCGGCGCGTCGTTTTCATGGAAAGCTTCAGTCTTTAA
- a CDS encoding YceI family protein, with product MKPMLYAIITVMAISFTVSDAAAELQKWDIDKGHSNVYFDVRHTYAMVRGKFEDYSGSVQFDADNMEMGNISLEVRTKSVNTGIANRDNHLRADEFFGVKKYPTMTFVSSGVKQKEGNQYLVEGDLTIKGKTRKVAMPFTFFGSRENPLKKGQQVAGFEARFSINRLDYGVGPGKYVEMGTIGNQVDILVTLEVVR from the coding sequence ATGAAACCGATGCTTTATGCGATTATTACGGTCATGGCCATTTCATTTACTGTCAGTGATGCAGCGGCTGAACTTCAAAAATGGGACATCGATAAAGGCCATTCAAACGTCTATTTTGATGTCCGCCACACCTATGCAATGGTCAGGGGGAAATTTGAGGATTACTCCGGATCGGTGCAGTTTGATGCCGACAACATGGAAATGGGCAACATCAGCCTTGAGGTGCGCACCAAAAGCGTCAACACCGGGATTGCCAATCGGGACAATCATCTGCGCGCCGATGAGTTTTTTGGCGTCAAAAAATACCCGACCATGACCTTTGTGTCCAGCGGGGTCAAACAGAAGGAGGGCAACCAGTACCTTGTAGAGGGGGATCTGACCATTAAGGGCAAAACCCGGAAAGTCGCGATGCCGTTTACGTTTTTTGGCTCGCGGGAAAACCCCTTAAAAAAGGGGCAGCAGGTTGCCGGATTTGAAGCCCGCTTTTCCATCAACCGGCTGGATTACGGGGTGGGACCGGGCAAATACGTTGAGATGGGCACCATCGGCAATCAGGTTGATATTCTGGTTACCCTGGAGGTGGTCAGATAA
- a CDS encoding glycosyltransferase family 4 protein, with the protein MVKNIGFVSTRFAGLDGVSLEAGKWGDVLESEGFNCFWFAGELDKDPEKSYLAPEAHFKHPYNLWINRQVFGKTNRAASVTGSIENLKKVLKTRLQDFIDQFHIDLLIVENALAIPLNIPLGLALTELIAESQVPTIAHHHDFYWERKRLQTNAVGKYLQACFPPKHASIQHVVINSVAQKALARRCGIAAAIIPNVLDFDNPPPSRRRGYTSFLASFGLKPNQKTILQPTRIIERKGIEHAIDLVKGLQSPRYKLLISHEAGDEGWDYAARIKHYALDSGVDLRLAQKPIASPWQHARQRVNGHSLWNIYAHADFVTFPSLNEGFGNALLEAIYFKKPMLVNRYATFVSDIEPKGFDLLTMDGNLGAETVQAVRDILESPHREAEMVAHNYAVARKHFSYGVLKDRLVSVMEQTLGQQHVMQAAAVSAQRPQTDKFKIWPQVVQFAYLKN; encoded by the coding sequence ATGGTTAAGAACATCGGTTTTGTATCGACCCGTTTTGCGGGTTTAGACGGGGTTTCTCTGGAAGCGGGCAAGTGGGGCGATGTGCTGGAAAGCGAGGGATTCAACTGCTTTTGGTTTGCCGGCGAGCTGGATAAAGATCCGGAAAAAAGCTATTTAGCACCAGAGGCGCATTTTAAGCATCCCTACAATTTATGGATAAACCGGCAGGTTTTCGGAAAAACAAATCGAGCAGCATCGGTCACCGGATCGATAGAAAACCTGAAAAAGGTTTTAAAGACCCGGCTGCAGGATTTTATCGATCAATTCCATATCGACCTGCTCATTGTTGAAAATGCGCTGGCCATTCCCTTGAACATTCCCCTCGGTTTGGCCCTAACAGAACTGATAGCCGAATCTCAGGTACCCACCATTGCTCATCATCATGATTTTTACTGGGAGCGAAAGCGTTTGCAGACCAATGCCGTCGGCAAATACCTACAAGCGTGCTTTCCACCCAAACACGCCAGCATCCAGCATGTCGTCATCAATTCGGTTGCACAAAAGGCGCTTGCCCGCCGGTGCGGCATTGCGGCCGCCATTATTCCCAATGTGCTCGATTTTGATAACCCCCCACCCAGCCGCCGTAGGGGTTATACCAGTTTTCTGGCATCCTTTGGACTAAAACCGAATCAGAAAACAATTTTGCAACCCACCCGCATTATTGAGCGCAAGGGTATCGAGCATGCCATCGATCTGGTCAAGGGTTTGCAAAGTCCGCGGTATAAACTGCTTATCTCCCACGAAGCCGGAGATGAGGGCTGGGATTATGCGGCTCGCATTAAACATTATGCCCTCGACAGCGGTGTCGATCTGCGCCTGGCCCAAAAACCGATTGCCAGCCCCTGGCAGCATGCCAGACAGCGCGTAAATGGGCATAGCCTCTGGAACATCTACGCCCATGCTGACTTTGTGACGTTTCCCAGCCTGAATGAAGGTTTTGGCAATGCCCTTTTAGAAGCCATCTATTTTAAAAAGCCGATGCTGGTTAACCGTTACGCCACCTTTGTCAGCGATATTGAGCCCAAAGGATTTGATTTGCTGACCATGGACGGGAACTTAGGCGCAGAAACCGTGCAGGCCGTCAGAGACATTTTGGAATCGCCCCACAGAGAAGCAGAAATGGTGGCCCACAATTATGCGGTTGCCAGAAAACACTTTTCCTACGGAGTTCTCAAAGATCGGTTGGTTTCGGTGATGGAACAGACATTGGGACAACAGCATGTGATGCAGGCAGCGGCCGTTTCGGCACAACGACCGCAAACAGACAAGTTCAAGATCTGGCCTCAGGTGGTTCAATTTGCCTATTTGAAAAATTAA